The proteins below come from a single Streptomyces sp. SCSIO 75703 genomic window:
- a CDS encoding ABC transporter ATP-binding protein, giving the protein MLLEVRDLHVEFRTRDGVAKAVNGVGYGVDAGETLAVLGESGSGKSVTAQTVMGILDTPPGKVTGGQILFEGRDLLTMKEEERRKVRGAEMAMIFQDALSSLNPVLTVGDQLGEMFTVHRGMSRKDARAKAVELMDRVRIPGARERVRQYPHQFSGGMRQRIMIAMAIALEPKLIIADEPTTALDVTVQAQVMDLLAELRREYRMGLILITHDLGVVADVADKIAVMYAGRIVETASVHDIYKAPAHPYTRGLLDSIPRLDQKGRQLYAIKGLPPNLTRIPAGCAFHPRCPMARDVCRTDVPPLYEVTGAPAERGSACHFWRECLHG; this is encoded by the coding sequence GGACGGGGTCGCCAAGGCCGTCAACGGGGTCGGCTACGGCGTCGACGCGGGGGAGACCCTGGCCGTGCTCGGCGAGTCCGGCTCCGGAAAGTCCGTCACCGCCCAGACCGTCATGGGCATCCTCGACACCCCGCCCGGCAAGGTCACCGGCGGGCAGATCCTCTTCGAGGGCAGGGACCTGCTGACCATGAAGGAGGAGGAGCGCCGCAAGGTGCGCGGCGCCGAGATGGCGATGATCTTCCAGGACGCGCTGTCCTCCCTCAACCCCGTGCTCACCGTCGGCGACCAGCTCGGCGAGATGTTCACCGTGCACCGCGGCATGTCCCGCAAGGACGCCCGCGCCAAGGCGGTCGAGCTGATGGACCGGGTGCGCATCCCGGGCGCCCGGGAGCGGGTGCGGCAGTACCCGCACCAGTTCTCCGGCGGCATGCGCCAGCGCATCATGATCGCGATGGCGATCGCCCTGGAGCCCAAGCTGATCATCGCCGACGAGCCGACCACCGCCCTGGACGTCACCGTCCAGGCCCAGGTGATGGACCTGCTCGCGGAGCTGCGGCGCGAGTACCGCATGGGGCTGATCCTCATCACCCACGACCTCGGCGTGGTCGCCGACGTGGCCGACAAGATCGCCGTGATGTACGCCGGGCGGATCGTGGAGACCGCCTCCGTGCACGACATCTACAAGGCCCCGGCCCACCCGTACACCCGGGGCCTGCTCGACTCCATCCCGCGTCTGGACCAGAAAGGCCGGCAGCTCTACGCCATCAAGGGCCTGCCGCCCAACCTCACCCGCATCCCTGCCGGCTGCGCCTTCCACCCCCGCTGCCCCATGGCGCGGGACGTCTGCCGCACCGACGTGCCCCCGCTGTACGAGGTGACCGGCGCGCCGGCCGAGCGGGGCAGCGCCTGCCACTTCTGGAGGGAGTGCCTGCATGGCTGA